Proteins from a genomic interval of Kribbella aluminosa:
- a CDS encoding N-acetylmannosamine-6-phosphate 2-epimerase, giving the protein MRTLAPGTLVVSCQAGPENPLYGPAGMALMAQAAEAGGAGAIRANGPHDIAAIRAVTDLPIIGIHKLGDPAGVFITPTYDAAAGIVAAGSDLIALDATLRPRPDGQRVAEQIARIHAELGVPVMADVDTLDAGLAARDAGADVVATTLSGYTNGRPPAGPDVELVRRLAAKLDCPIVAEGRIRTPEDVRSVCDAGAYAVVVGHAITNPMDLTARLVGAMAAP; this is encoded by the coding sequence ATGAGAACTCTTGCCCCCGGCACCCTCGTGGTGTCCTGCCAGGCAGGGCCCGAGAACCCGCTGTACGGTCCGGCCGGGATGGCGCTGATGGCGCAGGCCGCCGAGGCCGGCGGCGCGGGCGCGATCCGGGCCAACGGACCGCACGACATCGCGGCGATCCGCGCGGTCACCGACCTGCCGATCATCGGCATCCACAAGCTCGGCGACCCGGCGGGCGTGTTCATCACCCCGACGTACGACGCCGCGGCCGGGATCGTGGCCGCCGGCTCCGACCTGATCGCGCTCGACGCGACCCTGCGACCGCGTCCCGACGGGCAGCGGGTGGCGGAGCAGATCGCCCGTATCCACGCCGAGCTCGGCGTACCGGTGATGGCCGACGTGGACACCCTGGACGCCGGTCTGGCGGCCCGGGACGCGGGTGCCGACGTGGTCGCGACGACGCTGTCCGGCTATACCAATGGCCGTCCACCGGCCGGACCTGACGTCGAACTGGTCCGGCGGCTGGCCGCGAAACTGGACTGCCCGATCGTCGCCGAGGGCCGGATCCGGACCCCGGAGGACGTCCGCAGCGTCTGCGATGCGGGCGCGTACGCCGTCGTGGTCGGGCACGCGATCACCAACCCGATGGACCTCACCGCCCGCTTGGTCGGTGCGATGGCGGCCCCATAG
- a CDS encoding acyl-CoA dehydrogenase family protein: MNDFRESVRRFMRAEVLPQLDQWERDGELPRELHKKAGALGLLGVGFPEAVGGGGGSLLDAIAVVEEMHYAGGSGGLVASLLTCGIALPHIVAAGNQSQLERWVRPTLDGELIGALAITEPDGGSDVAALRTTARREGDVFVVNGAKTFITSGCRADFVTTAVRTDGPGPHGISLLVIERGTAGFEVSRKLEKMGWLCSDTAELSFTDVRVPAENLVGAQGSGFVQLAVNFVAERLTLAVQAYAGAQRALDLTVEWCRQRDTFGRPLISRQTVQHTLTEMARRISVARVYVHEIARRADAGEDVIAETCFAKNTAVEAGQWVCDQALQLHGGLGYMREAEVERQYRDQKILAIGGGTTEILTGLAAKRLGYTTPPAMRLPHE; encoded by the coding sequence GTGAATGACTTCAGGGAGTCGGTACGGCGGTTCATGCGCGCCGAGGTGCTGCCGCAGCTGGATCAGTGGGAGCGGGACGGCGAGTTGCCGCGGGAGCTGCACAAGAAGGCGGGCGCTCTCGGGCTGCTCGGAGTAGGGTTCCCGGAGGCGGTCGGTGGCGGGGGCGGGTCGCTCCTCGACGCGATCGCCGTCGTCGAGGAGATGCACTACGCGGGCGGCTCCGGTGGACTCGTCGCGTCGCTGTTGACCTGCGGGATCGCACTTCCGCACATCGTTGCTGCGGGCAATCAAAGCCAGCTCGAGCGGTGGGTGCGACCCACGTTGGACGGTGAGCTGATCGGGGCGCTGGCGATCACGGAGCCTGATGGTGGGTCGGACGTGGCGGCCCTTCGTACGACGGCTCGCCGCGAGGGTGACGTGTTTGTCGTGAACGGTGCGAAGACGTTCATCACATCGGGATGCCGGGCGGACTTTGTCACCACCGCGGTACGCACTGACGGCCCTGGACCGCATGGGATCAGCTTGCTGGTGATCGAGCGGGGTACGGCGGGGTTCGAGGTGTCGCGGAAGCTGGAGAAGATGGGGTGGTTGTGCTCGGACACGGCTGAGCTTTCGTTCACGGACGTTCGCGTGCCGGCCGAGAATCTGGTGGGCGCCCAGGGATCCGGGTTTGTGCAGCTTGCGGTGAACTTCGTGGCGGAGCGGCTCACCTTGGCTGTGCAGGCGTACGCGGGGGCGCAGCGGGCGCTGGACCTGACTGTCGAGTGGTGTCGGCAGCGGGACACCTTCGGGCGGCCGCTGATCTCGCGGCAGACCGTGCAGCACACGTTGACCGAGATGGCGCGGCGGATCTCGGTGGCGCGGGTTTATGTGCACGAGATCGCTCGCCGGGCGGACGCGGGCGAGGACGTGATCGCCGAGACGTGCTTCGCGAAGAACACCGCGGTGGAGGCGGGGCAGTGGGTGTGTGATCAGGCGCTGCAGTTGCACGGCGGGCTCGGGTACATGCGGGAGGCCGAGGTGGAACGCCAGTACCGGGATCAGAAGATCCTCGCGATCGGCGGCGGTACGACGGAGATCCTGACCGGGCTGGCCGCGAAGAGACTGGGATACACGACACCCCCAGCCATGCGGCTGCCGCATGAGTAA
- a CDS encoding acyclic terpene utilization AtuA family protein, translated as MTAPNEPGSTDATTPIRIGNASGFYGDRFGAVQEMLTGGPLDVLTGDYLAELTMLILGWDRLKDPGLGYAKTFLRQLEAGLGEALDRRVKIVSNAGGLNPSGLAAAIGELADKLGLHPKVAYVEGDDLLPRAAELGLGTPMTANAYLGAWGIAEALLAGADVVVTGRVTDASVIVGPAAAHHGWGRTQYDELAGAVAAGHVIECGCQATGGNYAFFTEIRDFGRPGFPIAEIHADGSSVITKHDGTGGAVTIDTVKAQLLYEITGARYAGPDVTTRLDTIELSADGPDRVRISGVRGEAPPPTYKVSLNSVGGFRNEVDFVLTGLQLEQKAELVQKQLEQALPKRPAELRWSIAWTEKPNAESEEEASVYLRCAVKDPDPKVVGRAFSNAAVELALASYPGFHVTAPPGEGSPYGVFRAGYVDIHDVEHVAVLPDGTRNVVAPAAETQPLAPVDDVEEPMPLLQLSSGPPRTREVPLGRIAGARSGDKGGDANVGVWVRDEKAWRWLAHTLTVPLFKELLPETQPLTVTRYLLPNLWAVNFVVEGLLGEGVAAQARFDPQAKAVAEWLRSRYVDVPEVLL; from the coding sequence ATGACCGCACCAAACGAGCCCGGGAGCACAGACGCCACCACCCCCATCCGGATCGGAAACGCGTCCGGCTTCTACGGTGACCGGTTCGGTGCGGTGCAGGAGATGCTCACCGGTGGGCCTTTGGATGTGTTGACGGGGGATTATCTGGCCGAGCTGACGATGCTGATCCTCGGGTGGGATCGGCTGAAGGATCCCGGACTGGGGTATGCGAAGACGTTCCTGAGGCAGCTCGAGGCCGGCCTTGGGGAGGCGCTCGATCGGCGCGTGAAGATCGTCAGCAACGCGGGTGGGTTGAACCCCTCGGGTCTGGCCGCGGCGATCGGCGAACTCGCAGACAAGCTCGGGCTGCATCCGAAGGTTGCGTACGTCGAAGGCGACGACCTTCTGCCCAGGGCTGCGGAGCTGGGGCTGGGTACGCCGATGACCGCCAACGCCTATCTGGGCGCCTGGGGTATCGCAGAGGCGCTGCTCGCCGGCGCGGATGTGGTGGTCACCGGGCGGGTGACCGATGCTTCGGTGATCGTCGGTCCGGCGGCGGCGCATCACGGGTGGGGGCGGACGCAGTACGACGAGCTCGCGGGGGCGGTCGCGGCCGGGCATGTGATCGAGTGCGGGTGTCAGGCGACCGGAGGGAACTACGCGTTCTTCACCGAGATCCGCGACTTCGGGCGGCCCGGGTTCCCGATCGCGGAGATCCACGCGGACGGCAGCAGCGTGATCACCAAGCACGACGGCACCGGCGGCGCGGTCACGATCGACACGGTCAAGGCGCAACTGCTGTACGAGATCACCGGCGCCCGGTACGCCGGTCCGGACGTCACCACGCGGCTCGACACGATCGAGCTCTCCGCGGACGGTCCGGATCGAGTACGGATCTCCGGCGTCCGCGGTGAGGCGCCGCCGCCGACGTACAAGGTCTCGCTGAACAGCGTCGGCGGGTTCCGCAACGAGGTCGACTTCGTACTCACCGGGCTTCAGCTGGAGCAGAAGGCGGAGCTCGTCCAGAAGCAGCTGGAGCAGGCGCTGCCGAAGCGGCCGGCCGAGCTGAGGTGGTCGATCGCCTGGACCGAGAAGCCGAATGCCGAGTCCGAGGAGGAGGCCAGCGTCTACCTTCGCTGCGCGGTGAAGGACCCGGATCCGAAGGTGGTCGGGCGCGCGTTCAGCAATGCGGCGGTGGAGCTGGCGCTCGCGAGCTACCCCGGGTTCCACGTCACGGCGCCGCCTGGTGAGGGTTCGCCGTACGGCGTGTTCCGGGCCGGGTACGTCGACATCCACGACGTCGAGCACGTCGCCGTACTGCCGGACGGGACCCGGAACGTCGTCGCACCGGCGGCCGAGACGCAACCGCTCGCGCCCGTCGACGACGTCGAGGAGCCGATGCCCCTGCTGCAGCTGTCGAGCGGACCGCCGCGTACTCGCGAGGTCCCGCTCGGCCGGATCGCCGGGGCACGCTCGGGGGACAAGGGTGGCGACGCGAACGTCGGCGTCTGGGTCCGCGACGAGAAGGCCTGGCGGTGGCTGGCGCACACGCTCACGGTGCCGCTGTTCAAGGAGCTGCTGCCGGAGACGCAGCCGCTGACCGTGACGCGGTACCTGCTGCCGAACTTGTGGGCGGTGAACTTCGTCGTCGAGGGGTTGCTCGGCGAGGGGGTGGCGGCGCAGGCCCGGTTCGACCCGCAGGCGAAGGCCGTCGCGGAGTGGCTGCGGTCGCGGTACGTCGACGTACCGGAGGTGTTGCTGTGA
- a CDS encoding YncE family protein, whose product MKRTVALSMVLLLAAGGCSGNGRTAASTGSAPAGAASAPPSTPASTQASPGASAGTPGLLPGMPPPLSPTDVWAADRPGQFAAAVRGFPERIYVPNSGSNTVTEIDPRTYKVIRTFRTGRQPQHVVPSWDLKTLWVNNDLGNSLTPINPLTGLPGRAVAVHDPYNLYFTPDGKHAVVMASNDRQLVFRDPHTMAVQKKVPVPCAGVNHADFTADGTSFLVSCEFSGDLLVVDTAAEKVTQVVRLPGRRGMHAPMPQDVKLSPNGRYYYVADMMSDGIWVLSARPPVAIRAFIPTGKGAHGLYVTRNSRYLIITNRGEGSVSLLDFQTRKVVRKIKITGGGSPDMGGVSPDGLVLWVSGRYNSVVYAIRLSDGKLLAKIRVGNGPHGLAVYPQPGRYSLGHTGVFR is encoded by the coding sequence ATGAAGCGAACCGTTGCCCTGAGCATGGTTCTGCTGCTGGCTGCCGGCGGCTGTTCCGGTAACGGCCGGACCGCCGCGAGCACGGGATCCGCTCCGGCCGGTGCGGCCTCGGCACCACCGTCAACGCCGGCTTCCACACAGGCATCGCCCGGCGCGTCCGCCGGGACGCCAGGCCTGCTGCCCGGCATGCCGCCCCCGCTGTCGCCGACCGACGTATGGGCCGCCGACCGTCCGGGCCAGTTCGCCGCGGCGGTACGCGGGTTCCCGGAGCGCATCTACGTGCCGAACAGCGGCAGCAACACCGTGACCGAGATCGATCCGCGCACCTACAAGGTGATCCGCACGTTCCGGACCGGGCGTCAACCGCAGCACGTCGTACCGTCCTGGGACCTGAAGACGCTGTGGGTGAACAACGACCTCGGCAACAGCCTGACGCCGATCAACCCACTGACCGGCCTGCCCGGGAGGGCGGTCGCCGTCCACGACCCGTACAACCTGTACTTCACGCCGGACGGCAAGCACGCCGTCGTGATGGCGTCCAACGACAGACAACTGGTCTTCCGCGATCCGCACACGATGGCGGTGCAGAAGAAGGTGCCGGTGCCGTGCGCCGGGGTGAACCACGCGGACTTCACAGCGGACGGTACGTCGTTCCTCGTGTCCTGCGAGTTCTCGGGCGACCTGCTCGTGGTCGACACGGCCGCGGAGAAGGTGACGCAGGTCGTCCGCTTGCCCGGCCGGCGCGGGATGCACGCCCCGATGCCGCAGGACGTGAAGCTCTCGCCGAACGGGCGCTACTACTACGTCGCGGACATGATGAGCGACGGCATCTGGGTACTGTCCGCGCGGCCGCCGGTCGCGATCCGCGCGTTCATCCCGACCGGGAAGGGCGCCCACGGGCTCTACGTCACGCGGAACTCGCGGTACCTGATCATCACCAACCGCGGCGAAGGGTCGGTCTCGCTGCTCGACTTTCAGACCCGCAAGGTGGTCCGCAAGATCAAGATCACCGGCGGCGGCAGCCCGGACATGGGCGGCGTGTCGCCGGACGGCCTGGTGCTCTGGGTTTCCGGTCGCTACAACTCAGTGGTCTACGCGATCCGCCTGAGCGACGGCAAGCTGCTCGCGAAGATCCGGGTCGGCAACGGCCCGCACGGCCTGGCCGTATACCCCCAGCCCGGCCGATACTCCCTCGGCCACACCGGCGTCTTCCGCTGA
- a CDS encoding TIGR03084 family metal-binding protein, which yields MRLDDVLADLSVESAELDRLVDGLAAGEWSTATPAPGWTIAHQIAHLAWTDEAAQLAATDPEGFKASLRIAAASPTTYVDDGAAETAALPPDQLLTYWRQTRAEVVDALRRVPDGEKVPWYGPPMSPTSMATARLMETWAHGQDVFDALGVRRQPSNRLRHVAHLAVRTRDFAYLLNNRTPPGEPFRVELTGPDGELWVWGPEDARQRVSAPALDFCLLATQRRHRDDLSVQAEGADAEEWLGIIQVFAGLPGKGRRAGQFT from the coding sequence GTGCGACTGGATGATGTGCTGGCCGATCTGTCGGTCGAGAGTGCTGAGCTGGATCGGTTGGTCGACGGGTTGGCCGCAGGCGAGTGGTCTACTGCGACGCCCGCCCCGGGGTGGACGATCGCGCATCAGATCGCGCATCTCGCGTGGACGGACGAGGCCGCGCAGTTGGCGGCGACCGATCCGGAGGGGTTCAAGGCCTCGCTGCGGATCGCGGCGGCCAGTCCGACGACGTACGTCGACGACGGGGCCGCGGAGACTGCCGCGCTGCCGCCGGATCAGTTGCTGACGTACTGGCGGCAGACGCGCGCCGAGGTCGTGGACGCGTTGCGGAGGGTGCCGGACGGGGAGAAGGTGCCCTGGTACGGGCCGCCGATGAGTCCCACCTCGATGGCGACCGCGCGGCTGATGGAGACGTGGGCGCACGGGCAGGACGTGTTCGACGCCCTCGGCGTACGGCGGCAACCGAGCAACCGGCTGCGGCATGTGGCGCATCTGGCGGTGCGTACTCGGGACTTCGCTTATTTGCTGAACAATCGCACGCCACCCGGTGAACCGTTCCGCGTCGAGCTCACCGGTCCCGACGGTGAGCTGTGGGTCTGGGGACCTGAGGACGCGAGGCAGCGGGTGAGTGCGCCGGCGCTCGACTTCTGTCTGCTGGCCACTCAGCGGCGGCACCGGGACGATCTCTCGGTGCAGGCCGAGGGGGCGGATGCCGAGGAGTGGCTCGGGATCATCCAGGTGTTTGCCGGGTTGCCGGGCAAGGGCCGCCGGGCTGGGCAGTTCACATGA
- a CDS encoding glycoside hydrolase family 172 protein — MGDFNGLDVHLGNLARLSSARTYSTSAENPDGAKGGGARATEGVLSRQARDLGPGWKIQPCINLAPESTTTLAEIDGAGAITHLWITVDSKTWRSLVLRMYWDGEETPSVEVPLGDFFCNGWGQHCQVSSVPIAVNPKGGFNSYWQMPFRGGARITIENLLETEIEGFFYQVDFVRTEVPADLGYFHAQFRRSNPVPYGEVHTLLDGVRGQGQYVGTYLAWGCNNTGWWGEGEFKFYLDGDEEYPTICGTGTEDYFGGAWGFEHPAGQYATFTTPYLGMPQVIEPSGFSDNQQRFGLYRWHIQDTIRFTEDLRVTVQALGWRRDGRFLQLQDDLASTSYWYQTEPHAPFPTLPTKDHLEVV; from the coding sequence ATGGGTGACTTCAACGGTCTCGACGTACATCTCGGCAACCTGGCGCGGCTGTCGTCCGCGCGGACCTACTCGACCAGCGCGGAGAACCCGGACGGCGCCAAGGGCGGCGGCGCGCGGGCGACCGAGGGCGTCCTGTCCCGGCAGGCGCGCGACCTCGGCCCCGGCTGGAAGATCCAGCCCTGCATCAACCTCGCGCCGGAGTCGACCACGACGCTCGCGGAGATCGACGGCGCGGGCGCGATCACGCATCTCTGGATCACCGTCGACTCGAAGACGTGGCGTTCGCTGGTACTGCGGATGTACTGGGACGGTGAGGAGACGCCGTCGGTCGAGGTACCGCTCGGCGACTTCTTCTGCAACGGCTGGGGCCAGCACTGCCAGGTCAGCTCGGTGCCGATCGCGGTCAACCCGAAGGGCGGGTTCAACAGCTACTGGCAGATGCCGTTCCGCGGCGGCGCCCGGATCACGATCGAGAACCTGCTGGAGACGGAGATCGAGGGCTTTTTCTACCAGGTCGACTTCGTCCGCACCGAGGTACCGGCGGACCTGGGGTACTTCCACGCGCAGTTCCGGCGGTCCAACCCGGTCCCGTACGGCGAGGTGCACACGCTGCTCGACGGCGTCCGCGGACAGGGGCAGTACGTCGGGACCTATCTCGCGTGGGGCTGCAACAACACCGGGTGGTGGGGCGAGGGCGAGTTCAAGTTCTACCTCGACGGCGACGAGGAGTACCCGACGATCTGCGGTACCGGTACGGAGGACTACTTCGGCGGCGCGTGGGGTTTCGAGCACCCGGCGGGTCAGTACGCGACATTCACGACGCCGTACCTCGGGATGCCGCAGGTGATCGAGCCGAGCGGATTCTCCGACAACCAGCAGCGCTTCGGCCTCTACCGCTGGCACATCCAGGACACGATCCGCTTCACCGAAGACCTCCGCGTCACCGTCCAGGCCCTCGGCTGGCGCCGCGACGGCCGCTTCCTCCAACTCCAGGACGACCTCGCCTCGACCTCGTACTGGTACCAGACCGAGCCCCACGCCCCGTTCCCCACCCTCCCCACCAAGGACCACCTCGAGGTGGTCTAG
- a CDS encoding N-acetylglucosamine kinase, producing MTQIAIDGGQSALRLRVLPSGRTGTGPGYTHGPDALPKLLDAIGTAAAEAQLNGPVDVVALGLTGYPQAPGAAERLAADVAELLDADEVRLTQDMVTAHAGALPDGYGVVVAAGTGLVCLAVDRDGTWRKLDGHGYLFGDAGSAFAIGRAGLVAVQRARDGRGPATKLADTALDPVTLYRSSTLVDDVARFAPEVLRCAAEGDPVAHELVGRAAADVAETIAAAVAQLAGEGPVPVACVGGLFAGAGEQLLTPVRAALPARARLSAAAGNSLDGAERLATGPAGTYADLIVTHRR from the coding sequence ATGACGCAGATCGCCATCGACGGCGGGCAGTCCGCCCTCCGCCTCCGTGTCCTCCCGTCCGGCCGGACCGGCACCGGCCCTGGTTACACCCACGGCCCGGACGCGCTCCCCAAACTGCTCGACGCGATCGGTACCGCCGCGGCCGAGGCTCAGCTGAACGGGCCGGTCGACGTCGTCGCGCTGGGTCTCACCGGTTATCCACAGGCGCCGGGTGCCGCCGAGCGGCTGGCGGCGGATGTCGCGGAGCTGCTGGATGCGGACGAGGTACGGCTGACGCAGGACATGGTCACCGCGCACGCCGGTGCGCTTCCGGACGGGTACGGCGTAGTGGTTGCCGCAGGCACCGGTCTGGTGTGTCTCGCCGTCGACCGGGACGGGACGTGGCGGAAGCTCGACGGACACGGGTACCTGTTCGGCGACGCGGGAAGTGCGTTCGCGATCGGCCGCGCCGGGCTGGTCGCCGTACAGCGGGCCCGTGACGGCCGGGGCCCCGCGACCAAGCTCGCCGACACCGCGCTCGACCCGGTCACGCTGTACCGCTCGTCGACGCTGGTCGACGACGTCGCGCGGTTCGCTCCCGAAGTACTGCGTTGTGCCGCCGAAGGCGATCCGGTCGCGCACGAGCTCGTCGGCCGGGCCGCCGCCGACGTCGCCGAGACGATCGCCGCCGCGGTCGCGCAGCTCGCCGGTGAAGGACCCGTACCGGTCGCCTGCGTCGGCGGCCTGTTCGCAGGCGCCGGGGAACAACTGTTGACCCCAGTCCGCGCCGCCCTACCCGCGCGTGCACGGCTGTCCGCAGCGGCCGGCAACTCACTCGACGGCGCCGAGCGTCTCGCCACCGGACCCGCCGGAACGTACGCCGACCTGATTGTGACGCACCGTCGATGA
- a CDS encoding phosphoribosyltransferase, translated as MSSSDAWQPYRESVARQAIFLRNPLPPGPGVCFVCRSAAKDGYDVCYPCRTHRDASHLTSDAVVPIAYALKGAQHAHHLATYKFEPPSYSARAALQALSILFLGLHRPCFEQAAGGRLTHAAVVPSTRGRRGVHPLQALLMPSISLPFVSARPGAEYAKDDRTFRGDRFTAPVLPNARVLLLDDTWTTGARAQSLSHTLKSAGARCVITVVLGRHVNGRHDGSKALVEQAKSTAFDIGRCSLDS; from the coding sequence TTGTCCAGTTCTGATGCCTGGCAGCCATATCGCGAGTCGGTCGCCCGGCAGGCGATCTTCCTCCGCAATCCGTTGCCGCCAGGCCCAGGTGTCTGCTTCGTCTGTCGATCTGCGGCCAAGGACGGCTACGACGTCTGCTACCCGTGCCGCACGCACCGCGACGCGAGTCATCTGACCTCAGATGCTGTTGTCCCGATCGCGTATGCGCTGAAAGGCGCACAGCACGCTCACCACTTGGCGACGTACAAGTTCGAACCACCGTCGTACAGCGCTCGGGCGGCGCTGCAGGCGCTGTCGATTCTCTTCCTGGGGCTTCATCGGCCGTGCTTCGAGCAGGCAGCAGGCGGCCGACTGACCCACGCCGCTGTTGTTCCGAGCACCAGAGGGCGGCGGGGCGTCCATCCGCTGCAGGCATTACTGATGCCCAGCATTTCGTTGCCGTTTGTGAGCGCTCGCCCCGGAGCCGAGTACGCGAAAGACGACCGAACCTTTCGCGGCGATCGTTTCACCGCGCCGGTGCTGCCGAATGCCCGAGTTCTCTTGCTCGATGACACCTGGACGACGGGAGCGCGTGCTCAGTCGCTATCACACACGCTGAAGAGCGCAGGAGCCCGCTGTGTGATCACTGTCGTTCTTGGCCGTCATGTGAACGGCAGGCATGATGGTTCCAAGGCGCTTGTCGAACAAGCGAAGAGCACGGCGTTCGACATCGGTCGATGTTCACTGGATAGCTGA
- a CDS encoding DNA-processing protein DprA, with translation MEPIRAEKAALIALLRQPQVRWADVTAEVFDAGSASQVLDSYVAGRDTLFPVGDLDRVLREAEQEILGWEAEGIGIHAFFEPSYPAQLRDIHESPPIIFTRGTLRDDLRAVAVVGTRQASPRGVGIAQAVATALAKNEVTVVSGLAAGIDTAAHVATLEAGGRTVAVIGTGLRRTYPAANAELQHRISQRGLVLSQFWPDGPPTKKTFPMRNAVMSGYAAATVVVEAPWRSGARIQARLALQHGRPVVMPRDLLAHDWAREYAERPGVYVVDNTDELLAVAEELVAEAAEGLERLRKPSAVVQF, from the coding sequence GTGGAGCCGATTCGGGCAGAGAAGGCGGCGCTGATCGCGCTGCTCAGACAGCCCCAGGTCCGCTGGGCAGACGTGACGGCAGAGGTCTTCGACGCAGGTAGTGCGTCACAGGTGCTGGACAGCTATGTTGCCGGTCGTGACACGCTGTTCCCGGTCGGTGATCTCGACCGAGTTCTCCGGGAGGCCGAACAGGAGATTCTTGGATGGGAGGCCGAGGGGATCGGCATCCATGCCTTCTTTGAGCCCAGCTACCCTGCGCAGCTTCGCGACATCCATGAGTCGCCACCCATCATCTTTACACGTGGCACGTTGCGCGACGATCTCAGAGCCGTAGCGGTCGTCGGCACCCGGCAAGCCAGTCCACGTGGAGTGGGAATTGCGCAGGCCGTCGCGACTGCACTGGCGAAGAACGAGGTCACGGTGGTGAGCGGGCTCGCGGCCGGGATCGACACGGCGGCGCACGTAGCGACACTCGAGGCTGGGGGTCGTACCGTGGCCGTGATCGGTACCGGACTCCGCCGTACGTATCCGGCTGCGAACGCCGAGCTCCAGCACCGCATCAGCCAGCGGGGTCTCGTCCTCAGTCAATTCTGGCCCGATGGTCCGCCGACGAAGAAGACGTTCCCGATGAGGAACGCCGTGATGAGCGGATATGCGGCCGCGACGGTGGTTGTCGAGGCGCCATGGCGGAGTGGCGCACGAATCCAGGCCCGGCTTGCGCTTCAGCACGGCCGTCCGGTTGTGATGCCACGTGATCTGCTCGCGCACGACTGGGCCAGAGAGTATGCCGAGCGCCCGGGTGTGTACGTTGTCGACAACACGGACGAGTTGCTGGCTGTCGCAGAAGAGCTGGTGGCCGAGGCTGCTGAGGGCCTGGAGCGTCTGCGGAAGCCGTCGGCCGTTGTCCAGTTCTGA
- a CDS encoding polysaccharide deacetylase family protein: MERRTVLKSALLALGTGALADCSSPEQAKSPPPAAQTPSSPTAAPKPTAKHTPKPAPPTEAVEIGHGPRTVPQVALTFHGNGDPALGTTLLDLVEHAGAKISVLAVGTWLVAHPEMATRILHGGHDLGNHTMHHKSMRKLGAAEARREVHDCATVLRRTAKSQGRWFRASGTQQTTPLIRSSAAASGYAACVSYDVDGLDWQDPSAPTVVKAVLDGVRPGSIVSLHLGHPVTVKALPQILSGLQAKHLTPVTLSDLLK; this comes from the coding sequence ATGGAGCGCCGTACTGTCCTGAAATCGGCACTGCTGGCACTAGGTACGGGAGCGTTGGCCGACTGCTCGAGCCCCGAGCAAGCCAAGAGTCCGCCTCCCGCGGCGCAAACGCCCTCATCGCCCACAGCAGCCCCGAAACCGACGGCGAAGCACACGCCGAAGCCCGCACCGCCGACCGAGGCGGTCGAGATCGGGCACGGTCCGCGGACGGTCCCGCAGGTGGCGCTCACGTTCCACGGCAACGGCGATCCGGCACTCGGCACCACACTGCTCGACCTCGTCGAACACGCCGGCGCCAAGATCAGCGTGCTCGCGGTCGGCACCTGGCTGGTCGCGCATCCCGAGATGGCGACCCGGATTCTGCACGGTGGGCACGACCTCGGCAACCACACGATGCACCACAAGTCGATGCGCAAGCTCGGCGCGGCCGAGGCCCGTCGCGAAGTACACGACTGCGCCACGGTGTTACGCCGTACGGCGAAGTCCCAGGGGCGCTGGTTCCGCGCCTCGGGGACCCAGCAGACCACGCCACTGATTCGGTCGTCCGCGGCCGCGTCCGGTTATGCTGCCTGCGTGTCCTACGACGTCGACGGCCTGGACTGGCAGGACCCGTCTGCCCCGACCGTGGTGAAGGCTGTCCTGGACGGCGTTCGCCCGGGATCGATCGTCAGCCTGCACCTGGGGCACCCGGTGACGGTCAAAGCGCTGCCCCAGATCCTCTCCGGTCTACAGGCCAAGCACCTCACACCAGTAACGCTGAGCGACCTGCTGAAATGA
- a CDS encoding GntR family transcriptional regulator, with the protein MHGSLPGKAAEIRALLLSLIDTLPEGAALPPERELAARWNVARMTLRRAVDELVIEELLVRRHGSGTYTTRPKVARWLGMIGFSEDIRRRGMRPGSTMLEFRHQKAERAAARRLRIPVGDPIIAFTRLRLADDHPMVVERTTLPAAYVPGLRDEDLNGSLYDLLASRYGIDLVSATSRLEPMMPDAKTAGWLDIPTTQPCIALHGISFDSRDRVLEYTSAVYRGDRYAFTTELRTTTPSPRANARGL; encoded by the coding sequence ATGCATGGTTCGCTGCCGGGGAAGGCCGCCGAGATCCGGGCGTTGTTGCTCAGTTTGATCGACACGCTGCCGGAAGGCGCCGCGTTGCCTCCCGAGCGCGAGCTGGCCGCGCGCTGGAACGTCGCCCGGATGACCCTGCGGCGGGCCGTCGACGAGCTCGTGATCGAGGAACTGCTGGTCCGGCGGCACGGCAGCGGCACGTACACGACCCGGCCGAAGGTGGCGCGCTGGCTCGGGATGATCGGGTTCTCCGAGGACATCCGGCGGCGCGGGATGCGGCCGGGCAGCACGATGCTGGAGTTCCGGCACCAGAAGGCCGAGCGGGCCGCGGCGCGCCGGCTGCGGATCCCGGTCGGCGACCCGATCATCGCGTTCACCCGGCTGCGGCTCGCCGACGACCACCCGATGGTGGTGGAGCGGACCACGCTACCGGCGGCGTACGTCCCCGGGCTGCGTGACGAGGACCTGAACGGCTCGCTGTACGACCTGCTGGCCAGCCGCTACGGGATCGACCTGGTGAGTGCGACATCGCGGCTCGAGCCGATGATGCCGGACGCGAAGACGGCCGGCTGGCTGGACATCCCGACCACCCAGCCGTGCATCGCGTTGCACGGCATCAGCTTCGACAGCCGCGACCGCGTCCTCGAGTACACATCGGCCGTGTACCGCGGCGACCGCTACGCCTTCACCACCGAACTCCGCACCACCACCCCAAGCCCCCGCGCAAACGCCCGAGGCCTCTAA